One segment of Enterobacter ludwigii DNA contains the following:
- the trmA gene encoding tRNA (uridine(54)-C5)-methyltransferase TrmA, which translates to MTPEHLPTEQYDAQLAEKVVRLQSMMTPFNAPVPEVFRSPVSHYRMRAEFRIWHDGDDLYHIIFDQQTKSRIRVDSFPAASELINQLMTLMIDGVRNNPVLRHKLFQIDYLTTQSNQAIVSLLYHKALNDEWREQAEALRDALRAQNINVHLIGRATKTKIMLDQDFIDERLSVAGKEMVYRQVENSFTQPNAAMNVQMLDWALKATEGSKGDLLELYCGNGNFSLALARNFERVLATEIAKPSVAAAQYNIAANHIDNVQIIRMSAEEFTQAMNGVRQFNRLEGIDLKSYQCETIFVDPPRSGLDSETEKMVQAYPRILYISCNPETLCKNLETLSQTHNVERLALFDQFPYTHHMECGVLLTAK; encoded by the coding sequence ATGACCCCCGAACACCTCCCAACAGAACAGTACGACGCACAGCTGGCAGAGAAAGTTGTCCGCCTGCAAAGTATGATGACGCCTTTCAACGCGCCCGTTCCTGAGGTGTTCCGCTCGCCCGTTAGCCACTACCGCATGCGTGCGGAGTTCCGCATCTGGCACGACGGTGACGACCTGTACCACATCATTTTTGATCAGCAGACAAAGTCCCGCATTCGGGTCGACAGCTTCCCGGCGGCGAGTGAACTCATCAACCAGCTCATGACGCTGATGATCGACGGCGTACGCAACAACCCTGTGCTGCGCCACAAGCTGTTCCAGATTGATTATCTGACCACACAAAGCAACCAGGCGATTGTCTCTCTGCTGTATCACAAAGCGCTGAATGACGAATGGCGCGAGCAGGCAGAAGCGCTGCGCGATGCCCTGCGCGCGCAGAACATCAACGTTCACCTGATTGGTCGTGCAACAAAAACCAAAATCATGCTGGATCAGGATTTCATCGACGAACGTCTGTCGGTGGCGGGAAAAGAGATGGTGTACCGCCAGGTTGAGAACAGCTTTACCCAGCCAAACGCGGCAATGAACGTACAGATGCTGGACTGGGCGCTGAAGGCGACCGAAGGGTCAAAGGGCGATCTGCTAGAGCTGTACTGCGGGAACGGCAACTTCTCCCTGGCGCTGGCGCGTAACTTTGAGCGCGTCCTGGCGACGGAGATTGCCAAGCCGTCCGTTGCCGCTGCACAGTACAACATTGCCGCCAATCACATCGACAATGTGCAGATCATCCGTATGTCTGCAGAAGAGTTCACGCAGGCCATGAATGGCGTACGCCAGTTTAATCGCCTGGAGGGGATCGATCTAAAGAGCTACCAGTGTGAGACGATTTTTGTCGATCCGCCGCGCAGTGGCCTGGACAGCGAAACCGAGAAGATGGTGCAGGCGTACCCGCGTATTTTGTACATTTCCTGTAACCCGGAAACGCTGTGCAAGAATCTCGAAACATTAAGCCAGACGCACAATGTTGAACGTCTGGCTCTCTTCGATCAGTTCCCGTATACGCACCATATGGAGTGCGGCGTACTTCTTACCGCGAAGTAA
- a CDS encoding YijD family membrane protein: MKQSGQDKGTLLLALIAGLSINGTFAAVFSSIVPFSIFPLIALVLTVYCLHQRYLNRTMPVGLPGLAAACFILGVLLYSTVVRAEYPDIGSNFLPAVLSVVLVFWIGSRMRSRKHELPE, encoded by the coding sequence ATGAAACAGTCAGGTCAGGATAAGGGTACGCTGTTGCTGGCATTGATCGCTGGCTTATCAATTAATGGCACGTTTGCGGCTGTGTTCAGCTCGATCGTTCCATTTTCTATTTTCCCGCTCATTGCGCTGGTGCTGACGGTGTATTGTCTGCATCAGCGTTACCTGAACCGCACCATGCCGGTCGGGTTGCCTGGGCTGGCCGCGGCCTGCTTTATTCTTGGCGTGTTGCTGTATAGCACCGTGGTGCGTGCAGAGTATCCGGATATCGGTTCTAACTTCCTGCCGGCGGTACTTTCCGTGGTACTGGTGTTCTGGATTGGCTCGCGCATGCGTAGCCGCAAGCACGAGCTGCCGGAGTAA
- the fabR gene encoding HTH-type transcriptional repressor FabR — MMGVRAQQKEKTRRSLVEAAFSQLSAERSFASLSLREVAREAGIAPTSFYRHFRDVDELGLTMVDESGLMLRQLMRQARQRIAKGGSVIRTSVSTFMEFIGNNPNAFRLLLRERSGTSAAFRAAVAREIQHFIAELADYLELENHMPRAFTEAQAEAMVTIVFSAGAEALDVSIEQRKQLEERLVLQLRMISKGAYYWYRREQEKLAHQTEE; from the coding sequence GTGATGGGCGTAAGAGCACAACAAAAAGAGAAAACCCGGCGTTCGCTGGTGGAAGCCGCATTCAGTCAACTGAGTGCCGAGCGTAGTTTTGCCAGTTTAAGCCTGCGTGAAGTTGCGCGCGAGGCCGGGATTGCGCCAACGTCCTTCTATCGTCATTTCCGTGATGTGGATGAACTGGGTCTGACCATGGTCGACGAGAGCGGGCTGATGCTGCGTCAGCTTATGCGCCAGGCGCGGCAGCGTATCGCTAAAGGGGGGAGCGTGATCCGCACCTCTGTGTCGACCTTTATGGAATTTATTGGCAATAACCCCAACGCGTTTCGCCTGCTGTTGCGGGAACGTTCCGGAACATCAGCCGCGTTCCGTGCCGCTGTGGCGCGTGAAATTCAGCATTTTATCGCGGAACTTGCCGACTATCTTGAACTCGAAAACCATATGCCGCGTGCGTTCACTGAAGCACAGGCTGAGGCGATGGTGACGATTGTTTTCAGCGCGGGTGCCGAAGCGCTGGATGTCAGCATCGAACAACGCAAGCAGCTCGAAGAGCGACTGGTATTACAGCTCAGGATGATCTCCAAAGGCGCGTACTACTGGTATCGCCGTGAACAAGAGAAACTGGCACATCAAACCGAAGAGTGA
- the sthA gene encoding Si-specific NAD(P)(+) transhydrogenase, producing MPHSYDYDAIVIGSGPGGEGAAMGLVKQGARVAVIERYHNVGGGCTHWGTIPSKALRHAVSRIIEFNQNPLYSDHSRLLRSSFADILNHADTVINQQTRMRQGFYERNHCEILQGNAHFVDEHTLALECHDGSVETITAEKFVIACGSRPYHPADVDFSHPRIYDSDSILSLHHEPRHVIIYGAGVIGCEYASIFRGMDVKVDLINTRDRLLAFLDQEMSDSLSYHFWNSGVVIRHNEEYEKIEGCDDGVIMHLKSGKKLKADCLLYANGRTGNTDSLALENIGLETDSRGQLKVNSMYQTALPHVYAVGDVIGYPSLASAAYDQGRIAAQALVKGEATAHLIEDIPTGIYTIPEISSVGKTEQQLTSMKVPYEVGRAQFKHLARAQIVGMSVGTLKILFHRETKEILGIHCFGERAAEIIHIGQAIMEQKGGGNTIEYFVNTTFNYPTMAEAYRVAALNGLNRLF from the coding sequence ATGCCACATTCCTACGATTACGACGCAATTGTGATAGGTTCCGGCCCCGGCGGCGAAGGCGCTGCTATGGGACTGGTGAAACAGGGAGCCAGAGTAGCGGTGATAGAGCGCTACCATAACGTTGGCGGCGGTTGCACCCATTGGGGCACCATCCCTTCCAAAGCCCTCCGCCATGCCGTTAGCCGCATTATTGAATTTAACCAGAACCCTCTTTACAGCGACCACTCCCGACTTCTTCGTTCCTCCTTTGCTGACATCCTGAATCATGCGGATACCGTTATTAACCAGCAGACGCGGATGCGCCAGGGGTTTTATGAGCGTAACCACTGTGAAATTTTGCAGGGCAATGCGCACTTTGTTGATGAACACACCCTGGCACTCGAATGCCACGACGGATCGGTCGAAACCATCACGGCGGAAAAATTTGTCATCGCCTGTGGTTCACGCCCGTACCATCCGGCAGACGTGGACTTCTCCCACCCGCGCATTTACGACAGCGATTCCATCCTGAGCCTGCACCACGAACCCCGTCATGTGATTATCTATGGCGCAGGGGTGATTGGCTGCGAATATGCGTCGATCTTCCGGGGCATGGACGTGAAAGTTGACCTGATCAACACCCGCGACCGCCTGCTGGCCTTCCTCGATCAGGAAATGTCAGACTCGCTCTCTTACCACTTCTGGAACAGCGGCGTGGTGATTCGCCACAACGAAGAGTACGAGAAAATTGAAGGCTGCGACGACGGTGTGATCATGCATCTGAAATCGGGTAAGAAGCTGAAAGCAGACTGCCTGCTGTACGCCAACGGCCGTACCGGTAACACCGATTCTCTGGCTCTGGAAAATATCGGGCTCGAAACCGACAGCCGCGGTCAGCTGAAGGTGAACAGCATGTACCAGACAGCCCTGCCGCATGTGTATGCCGTCGGTGATGTTATCGGTTATCCAAGCCTGGCTTCTGCAGCATACGATCAGGGACGCATCGCGGCGCAGGCGCTGGTGAAAGGCGAAGCGACGGCACATCTGATCGAAGATATTCCGACAGGTATTTATACCATCCCGGAAATCAGCTCCGTCGGGAAAACCGAGCAGCAGCTGACGTCAATGAAGGTGCCTTACGAGGTGGGTCGCGCACAGTTTAAACATCTGGCGAGGGCGCAAATCGTGGGAATGAGCGTGGGTACGCTGAAGATCCTGTTCCATCGCGAGACGAAAGAGATCCTCGGTATTCACTGCTTCGGTGAACGCGCGGCGGAGATTATTCATATCGGCCAGGCGATAATGGAGCAAAAAGGTGGTGGTAACACCATCGAGTACTTCGTTAACACCACCTTCAACTACCCGACCATGGCGGAAGCCTATCGGGTCGCGGCACTGAACGGTTTAAACCGCCTGTTTTAA
- the oxyR gene encoding DNA-binding transcriptional regulator OxyR, producing the protein MNIRDLEYLVALAEHRHFRRAADSCHVSQPTLSGQIRKLEDELGVMLLERTSRKVLFTQAGLLLVDQARTVLREVKVLKEMASQQGEAMSGPLHIGLIPTVGPYLLPHIIPMLHQTFPKLEMYLHEAQTHQLLAQLDSGKLDCAILALVKESEAFIEVPLFDEPMMLAIYEDHPWANRDRVPMADLAGEKLLMLEDGHCLRDQAMGFCFEAGADEDTHFRATSLETLRNMVAAGSGITLLPALAVPHERKRDGVVYLPCIKPEPRRTIGLVYRPGSPLRSRYEQLAEAIRSSMDGHFDNALKQAV; encoded by the coding sequence ATGAATATTCGTGATCTTGAATACCTGGTAGCGCTAGCCGAGCACCGCCATTTTCGCCGCGCGGCAGATTCCTGCCACGTCAGCCAGCCTACCCTGAGCGGCCAGATCCGCAAGCTGGAAGACGAGCTGGGCGTGATGCTGCTGGAGCGCACCAGTCGTAAGGTACTGTTCACCCAGGCAGGTCTGCTGCTGGTGGATCAGGCGCGCACCGTGCTGCGCGAGGTCAAAGTGCTCAAGGAAATGGCAAGCCAGCAGGGGGAGGCGATGTCCGGCCCGTTGCATATTGGCCTGATCCCAACCGTTGGCCCGTACCTGTTGCCGCACATCATTCCAATGCTGCATCAGACGTTCCCGAAACTCGAAATGTATCTGCATGAAGCGCAAACCCATCAGCTGCTGGCGCAGTTAGACAGCGGCAAGCTCGACTGTGCCATTCTGGCGCTGGTCAAAGAGAGCGAAGCTTTTATCGAAGTGCCGCTGTTTGATGAGCCCATGATGCTGGCGATCTATGAAGATCACCCGTGGGCGAACCGCGATCGCGTGCCGATGGCCGATCTGGCCGGTGAAAAGCTGCTGATGCTGGAAGATGGTCACTGCCTGCGCGATCAGGCGATGGGCTTCTGCTTCGAAGCGGGTGCTGACGAGGATACCCATTTCCGCGCAACCAGCCTTGAAACGCTGCGTAATATGGTGGCGGCGGGCAGTGGGATCACATTGCTGCCGGCACTGGCCGTGCCGCACGAACGTAAACGTGACGGCGTGGTTTATCTGCCATGCATTAAACCAGAGCCACGTCGTACCATTGGTCTGGTTTATCGTCCGGGTTCACCGCTGCGCAGCCGCTATGAGCAGCTGGCAGAGGCCATCCGTAGTTCGATGGATGGCCATTTTGACAATGCGTTAAAACAGGCGGTTTAA
- the argH gene encoding argininosuccinate lyase: MALWGGRFTQAADQRFKQFNDSLRFDYRLAEQDIVGSVAWSKALVTVGVLTADEQLQLEEALNNLLEEVRLDPQQILASDAEDIHSWVEGKLIDKVGQLGKKLHTGRSRNDQVATDLKLWCKDTVGELLAANRQLQGALVETAQNNQDAVMPGYTHLQRAQPVTFAHWCLAYVEMLARDESRLQDTLKRLDVSPLGSGALAGTAYEIDRDQLAGWLGFASATRNSLDSVSDRDHVLELLSNASIGMVHLSRFAEDLIFFNSGEAGFVELSDRVTSGSSLMPQKKNPDALELIRGKCGRVQGALTGMMMTLKGLPLAYNKDMQEDKEGLFDALDTWLDCLHMGALVLDGIQVKRPRCQEAAQQGYANSTELADYLVAKGVPFREAHHIVGEAVVEAIRQGKALEALPLTDLQKFSAVIGDDVYPILALQSCLDKRAAKGGVSPKQVAQAIADAKNRLV; encoded by the coding sequence ATGGCACTTTGGGGTGGGCGTTTTACACAGGCAGCGGATCAACGGTTCAAACAGTTCAACGACTCTTTGCGCTTCGACTACCGCCTGGCCGAGCAGGATATCGTCGGCTCTGTGGCCTGGTCCAAAGCGCTGGTCACCGTGGGCGTTCTGACCGCAGACGAACAGCTGCAGCTGGAAGAGGCGCTGAATAACCTGCTGGAAGAGGTGCGTCTGGACCCGCAGCAGATCCTCGCCAGCGATGCGGAAGATATTCACAGCTGGGTGGAAGGGAAACTCATCGATAAAGTCGGCCAGCTGGGTAAAAAACTGCATACCGGGCGTAGCCGTAACGACCAGGTCGCGACTGATCTGAAATTGTGGTGTAAAGATACCGTTGGTGAACTGCTGGCAGCCAACCGTCAGCTGCAGGGCGCGCTGGTGGAAACCGCGCAGAACAACCAGGACGCGGTGATGCCGGGTTATACCCACCTGCAGCGCGCGCAGCCGGTAACCTTTGCGCACTGGTGTCTGGCCTACGTTGAGATGCTGGCGCGTGATGAAAGCCGTCTGCAGGATACCCTGAAGCGTCTGGACGTGAGCCCGCTGGGCAGCGGTGCGCTGGCAGGGACGGCCTATGAAATCGACCGTGACCAGCTGGCAGGCTGGCTGGGCTTTGCTTCAGCCACCCGTAACAGCCTGGACAGCGTCTCTGACCGTGATCACGTGCTGGAGCTGCTTTCCAATGCGTCTATCGGCATGGTGCATCTGTCGCGCTTTGCTGAAGACCTGATTTTCTTCAACTCCGGTGAAGCCGGGTTTGTTGAGCTGTCTGACCGCGTGACGTCAGGCTCCTCCCTGATGCCACAGAAGAAAAACCCGGATGCGCTGGAGCTTATCCGCGGTAAGTGTGGCCGTGTGCAGGGCGCGCTGACCGGCATGATGATGACCCTGAAAGGGCTGCCGCTGGCGTATAACAAAGATATGCAGGAAGACAAAGAAGGGCTGTTCGACGCGCTCGATACCTGGCTGGACTGCCTGCATATGGGCGCGCTGGTGCTGGATGGCATTCAGGTGAAACGCCCGCGTTGTCAGGAAGCGGCGCAGCAGGGCTATGCAAACTCGACCGAGCTTGCCGATTACCTGGTGGCGAAAGGCGTACCGTTCCGTGAAGCGCACCACATTGTCGGTGAAGCGGTGGTTGAAGCCATTCGTCAGGGTAAGGCGCTGGAAGCGTTGCCGCTGACCGACCTGCAGAAATTCAGTGCTGTTATCGGTGATGATGTGTATCCGATTCTGGCGTTGCAGTCTTGTCTGGATAAGCGTGCAGCGAAAGGCGGCGTGTCACCGAAGCAGGTCGCGCAGGCGATTGCGGATGCGAAAAACCGGCTGGTTTGA
- the argB gene encoding acetylglutamate kinase codes for MMNPLIIKLGGVLLDSEEALERLFTALVNYRESHQRPLVIVHGGGCVVDELMKGLNLPVKKKNGLRVTPADQIDIITGALAGTANKTLLAWAKKHHIASVGLCLGDGDSVKVTQLDEELGHVGLAQPGSPKLINMLLEGGFLPVVSSIGVTEEGELMNVNADQAATALAATLGADLILLSDVSGILDGKGQRIAEMTAAKAEQLIEQGIITDGMIVKVNAALDAARTLGRPVDIASWRHAEQLPALFNGTPIGTRILA; via the coding sequence ATGATGAACCCATTAATTATCAAACTCGGTGGTGTACTGCTGGACAGCGAAGAAGCGCTGGAGCGTCTTTTTACCGCGCTGGTGAACTATCGCGAATCACACCAACGTCCGCTGGTGATTGTGCACGGTGGCGGCTGCGTGGTTGATGAGCTGATGAAAGGGCTCAACCTGCCGGTGAAAAAGAAAAATGGCCTGCGCGTCACGCCTGCTGACCAGATTGACATTATAACCGGTGCCCTGGCGGGGACGGCGAACAAAACGCTGCTGGCGTGGGCGAAGAAACACCATATCGCCTCTGTCGGCCTGTGCCTGGGCGATGGTGACAGCGTAAAAGTGACCCAGCTCGACGAAGAGCTCGGACACGTTGGACTGGCACAGCCTGGTTCGCCTAAGCTGATTAACATGCTGCTGGAAGGAGGATTCCTGCCGGTGGTGAGCTCTATCGGGGTGACCGAAGAGGGCGAGCTGATGAACGTCAATGCAGACCAGGCGGCAACGGCTCTGGCGGCTACGCTGGGCGCGGACCTGATTCTGCTCTCTGACGTAAGCGGTATTCTCGACGGCAAAGGCCAGCGTATTGCGGAAATGACCGCAGCGAAAGCCGAACAGCTTATCGAGCAGGGCATTATTACCGACGGCATGATCGTCAAAGTCAATGCGGCGCTGGATGCCGCGCGTACGCTCGGACGTCCGGTGGACATCGCCTCCTGGCGCCACGCGGAGCAACTCCCGGCGTTGTTTAACGGCACGCCGATTGGCACGCGTATTCTGGCGTAA
- the argC gene encoding N-acetyl-gamma-glutamyl-phosphate reductase, translating into MLNTLIVGASGYAGAELVSYVNRHPHMTITALTVSAQSNDAGKLISDLHPQLKGIVDLPLQPMSDIRAFTDGVDVVFLATAHEVSHDLVPHCLAAGCVVFDLSGAFRVNDCAFYEKYYGFTHQHPELLEKAVYGLAEWSTDKLKEADLVAVPGCYPTAAQLSLKPLIDADLLDLNQWPVINATSGVSGAGRKAAIANSFCEVSLQPYGVFNHRHHPEITTHLGADVIFTPHLGSFPRGILETITCRLKPGVTHEQVSEAFTQAYADKPLVRLYDKGVPALKNVVGLPFCDIGFAVQGEHLIVVAAEDNLLKGAAAQAMQCANIRFGFPETQALI; encoded by the coding sequence ATGTTGAATACGCTGATTGTAGGCGCTAGCGGTTATGCGGGCGCAGAGCTTGTAAGCTACGTGAATCGCCATCCTCATATGACCATAACCGCTTTGACCGTGTCAGCGCAAAGCAATGATGCAGGAAAGTTAATTTCCGATTTGCATCCGCAACTTAAAGGCATTGTTGATCTGCCGCTGCAGCCAATGTCTGACATCCGCGCGTTCACCGACGGCGTTGACGTGGTGTTTTTAGCTACCGCACACGAAGTCAGCCACGACCTGGTTCCGCACTGTCTGGCGGCCGGCTGTGTGGTGTTCGACCTCTCCGGCGCCTTCCGTGTGAATGACTGCGCGTTCTACGAAAAATATTACGGTTTCACCCATCAACACCCTGAACTGCTGGAAAAAGCGGTTTACGGCCTGGCGGAGTGGAGCACAGATAAACTGAAAGAAGCGGATCTGGTTGCCGTGCCGGGCTGTTATCCGACGGCGGCACAGCTTTCTCTGAAGCCGCTGATCGACGCAGACCTGCTGGATCTGAACCAGTGGCCGGTGATCAACGCCACCAGTGGTGTCAGCGGCGCGGGGCGTAAAGCCGCTATTGCCAACAGCTTCTGCGAAGTGAGCCTTCAGCCGTATGGCGTGTTCAATCACCGCCATCACCCTGAAATCACGACGCATCTGGGTGCGGATGTCATCTTCACGCCGCATCTGGGCAGCTTCCCGCGTGGGATCCTCGAAACCATCACCTGCCGCCTGAAACCCGGAGTGACCCACGAACAGGTGAGCGAAGCCTTTACGCAGGCCTATGCGGACAAACCGCTGGTGCGTCTGTACGACAAAGGCGTGCCGGCGCTGAAAAACGTGGTTGGCCTGCCATTCTGCGACATCGGTTTTGCCGTGCAGGGTGAGCACCTGATTGTGGTGGCTGCGGAAGATAACTTACTCAAAGGCGCTGCCGCACAGGCAATGCAGTGTGCAAATATTCGTTTCGGTTTCCCGGAAACCCAGGCTCTTATTTAA
- the argE gene encoding acetylornithine deacetylase: MKMNLPPFIEIYRALIATPSISATEEALDQSNESLINLLAGWFSDIGFNVEVQPVPGTRHKFNLLASTGQGAGGLLLAGHTDTVPFDDGRWTRDPFTLTEHDNKLYGLGTADMKGFFAFILDALRDVDVTTLKKPLYILATADEETSMAGARYFSENTSIRPDCAIIGEPTSLQPIRAHKGHISTAVRVLGQSGHSSDPARGVNAIELMHDAIGRIMQLRDSLKERYHYDAFTVPYPTLNLGSLHGGDASNRICACCELHMDIRPLPGMTLSDLDGLLTEALAPVSERWPGRLTVSELHPPIPGYECPPDHQLVEVVEKLLGEKTDVVNYCTEAPFIQTLCPTLVLGPGSINQAHQPDEYLETRFIKPTRELITQVVHHFCWH, encoded by the coding sequence ATGAAAATGAACTTACCGCCATTTATCGAGATTTACCGCGCCCTGATTGCCACACCCTCCATCAGTGCGACCGAAGAAGCGCTGGATCAGAGCAATGAGTCTTTAATCAATCTGCTGGCAGGTTGGTTTAGCGATATTGGGTTTAACGTTGAGGTTCAGCCCGTCCCCGGAACACGCCATAAATTTAACCTGCTCGCCAGTACCGGACAGGGTGCCGGCGGCCTGCTGCTGGCCGGTCATACCGATACCGTACCCTTTGACGATGGCCGCTGGACACGCGATCCGTTCACCCTGACCGAGCATGACAACAAGCTTTACGGTCTGGGCACCGCCGACATGAAAGGCTTTTTTGCTTTTATCCTCGATGCGCTGCGTGACGTGGACGTGACAACGCTGAAGAAACCGCTCTACATTCTGGCCACTGCCGATGAAGAGACCAGCATGGCCGGGGCGCGCTACTTCTCTGAAAACACCTCGATTCGCCCGGATTGCGCCATTATTGGTGAACCAACGTCACTGCAGCCAATCCGCGCCCACAAAGGCCATATCTCCACGGCGGTGCGCGTGCTGGGCCAGTCAGGCCACTCCAGCGATCCGGCGCGCGGCGTCAACGCCATCGAACTGATGCACGACGCCATCGGCCGCATCATGCAGTTGCGCGACTCGCTGAAAGAGCGTTATCACTACGACGCATTCACCGTGCCTTACCCGACGCTGAACCTCGGCAGCCTGCACGGTGGCGATGCATCCAACCGTATCTGCGCCTGCTGCGAACTGCATATGGATATCCGTCCGCTGCCGGGCATGACGCTGAGCGATCTCGACGGCCTGTTGACCGAAGCGCTGGCGCCGGTCAGCGAGCGCTGGCCGGGCCGCCTGACGGTCTCCGAGCTTCATCCGCCGATCCCTGGCTACGAATGTCCGCCGGATCATCAACTGGTTGAAGTCGTGGAAAAGCTGCTCGGCGAGAAAACCGACGTGGTGAACTATTGCACCGAAGCACCGTTTATTCAGACCCTGTGTCCTACGCTGGTGCTTGGCCCGGGTTCCATCAACCAGGCTCACCAGCCGGATGAATATCTGGAAACGCGCTTTATCAAACCGACCCGTGAACTGATTACTCAGGTCGTGCATCACTTCTGCTGGCATTAA